The following proteins are co-located in the Pochonia chlamydosporia 170 chromosome 6, whole genome shotgun sequence genome:
- a CDS encoding RNA polymerase II mediator complex subunit Nut1 (similar to Aspergillus fumigatus Af293 XP_752166.2) has product MDQTSRPRRAVRESMDYWSRFVDKCISKRLSTEDFDEFVRLIQAKHPLPPFLIAFLFLRPMPDNDVSLDPRIPPYIQVLSRLGYIDAPSILKVLYKFSSLHTQLKASTQNGTQSESKDNKDSHDSNGKDKKQSPRRWRSSSWAEEVMFYHVIKTIVEGTAFRDSRAVLELVQVISKWMELFTSVSSAFATDVMGELQNSQARDDMDVARAAFVPLLLRLVEVPALVKAISNPNVKAIRQQLSNSLAGFIHTLQPAPGFVERLDIFRTETLDRLDPIDKRSQAAANAAMDELLETTVGVDNFAIPDLLITNTRSALYVYLNATLVGRPLIDDNVLISYLQNRYQGATQPSAIELIIASFDILANAVFRNEGPRDAHLLKSFLVNKVPLLLCHLFSHEPTFDTNSTEYCITAALNQVDTSVFPTASLMFDESRSNNPYTESVREDFCTACALHGLVQREHVERILGETSMSYEPSLEKYSKEKLVQDCLADAEKVQGLIRELEKMDGNVGAVCQALVEVMRQLCNNKETMSLKLLCSQLAQKPQTLDILLLFEKLPTILDPLCQLLDNWRYEEDQGEYQPIYEEFGSILLLVLAFAYRYNLTAADIGIMSPDSSIAKILSRAHISRERDELTEQEKGHMSGWIHGLFDTESGGLGDDLMSSCPPQDFYLLVASLFQNIVVAYTYGYLNDETLKGGVEYLVDTFLLPSLVPALRFLADYLWVEQKEQKAVIKVLQLILLPSSISGEASTMLSSVRNLVAKPLEHSLRTYQRQDPKNQDIEPLLRALKDSLPLSRRTGGADHNELESWTNASSNGLAGALRHTVQGLFQWSFHQATGNSLPTSYTHRQLIAAVKIMGAKRALRLLLDEVRTHSEAGTGPLVYDVVGAMICAPNVTNELPPNSQMMDPAGNLPPAIQQPLTLREALRFEAESCRKLQKTDPVLAEVVVRLHRRVEAHLVMPQAQGMLEAPGIQLDLTAGPGGLGDVGAMAAAAGVGGDGMGVDGLDMGMGGPGSAGGLDTTSDGDLFGGLDTSDMDMFAWGDSMDLSGN; this is encoded by the exons atggaccagacctccAGGCCGCGTCGCGCAGTACGCGAATCCATGGATTACTGGTCACGCTTTGTCGACAAGTGTATATCCAAACGCCTCAGCACGGAAGACTTTGACGAATTCGTGCGTCTCATCCAGGCGAAGCACCCGTTGCCCCCATTTCTCATCGCCTTTTTATTTCTGCGACCGATGCCCGATAACGACGTGAGCCTCGACCCTCGAATACCGCCGTATATCCAGGTCCTCAGCAGGCTAGGCTATATCGATGCGCCGTCCATATTGAAAGTGCTGTACAAATTCTCGTCCCTGCACACACAGCTCAAAGCTTCTACTCAAAACGGAACCCAGTCCGAGAGCAAGGACAACAAGGACAGCCATGATTCGAATGGCAAAGATAAAAAACAGAGCCCGCGACGCTGGAGGAGCTCGTCTTGGGCGGAGGAAGTCATGTTTTACCACGTTATTAAAACTATCGTGGAGGGAACTGCGTTCCGAGATTCGCGCGCCGTACTGGAACTTGTCCAAGTCATTTCTAAGTGGATGGAACTCTTCACCTCAGTGTCTAGCGCTTTTGCGACTGATGTAATGGGTGAACTGCAGAATTCGCAGGCCCGTGATGATATGGATGTTGCTCGGGCTGCCTTTGTCCCGCTCTTGTTGCGGTTGGTGGAGGTTCCCGCGCTTGTCAAAGCCATCAGCAACCCCAATGTCAAAG CGATACGTCAGCAGCTGTCGAACAGCTTGGCTGGGTTCATTCACACACTACAGCCGGCTCCGGGATTTGTGGAACGATTAGACATCTTCCGCACGGAAACTTTGGATAGACTGGATCCAATTGATAAAAGGAGCCAGGCAGCTGCGAATGCCGCCATGGACGAGCTGCTGGAGACGACCGTTGGTGTAGACAATTTTGCCATTCCGGACctgctcatcaccaacaccagatCAGCATTATATGTATATTTAAACGCAACG CTTGTGGGACGGCCATTGATTGACGATAATGTATTGATATCATATTTGCAAAACCGGTATCAG GGCGCAACGCAACCAAGCGCTATTGAGCTAATTATAGCATCATTTGACATTCTTGCCAATGCGGTATTCCGCAACGAGGGGCCCAGAGATGCACATCTGCTGAAGTCGTTCCTGGTGAACAAAGTACCACTGCTCCTGTGTCACCTCTTCTCACACGAACCCACATTTGACACCAACTCTACGGAATACTGCATCACTGCGGCTCTGAACCAGGTCGACACGAGTGTTTTCCCCACCGCCTCGCTCATGTTTGACGAGTCGAGAAGCAACAACCCCTATACCGAAAGTGTCCGAGAGGACTTTTGTACGGCATGTGCTCTTCATGGTTTGGTGCAAAGGGAGCACGTGGAGAGAATACTGGGCGAAACGTCCATGTCCTATGAGCCCTCCCTGGAAAAGTAttccaaggagaagcttgtTCAGGATTGTTTGGCAGACGCCGAAAAGGTTCAGGGATTAATACGcgagttggagaagatggatggcAACGTTGGCGCTGTTTGCCAGGCACTAGTGGAA GTAATGCGCCAACTCTGCAACAACAAGGAAACGATGTCACTAAAGCTCCTGTGCAGCCAGCTGGCACAAAAGCCTCAGACGTTGGATATTCTGCTACTCTTTGAAAAGCTGCCTACTATTTTGGATCCGTTGTGCCAGCTCCTGGACAACTGGCGATACGAAGAGGATCAAGGCGAATACCAACCCATCTACGAAGAATTTGGCTCCATACTCcttctggtgttggcattTGCATACCGCTATAATCTAACCGCGGCTGACATTGGCATAATGTCTCCAGATTCTAGTATTGCCAAGATTCTGAGCAGGGCACATATAAGCCGCGAGAGGGATGAGCTGACTGAACAGGAAAAGGGCCACATGAGCGGTTGGATTCATGGTCTCTTCGACACTGAATCCGGTGGGTTGGGGGATGATCTGATGTCTTCGTGTCCACCGCAAGACTTTTATCTGCTCGTGGCATCTCTGTTTCAAAACATTGTGGTAGCCTACACATACGGATATCTCAACGACGAAACCCTCAAAGGGGGTGTAGAAT ACCTTGTAGACACCTTCTTGCTACCTTCACTCGTGCCGGCACTTCGTTTCCTAGCAGACTACCTGTGGGTAGAGCAAAAGGAGCAAAAAGCCGTCATCAAAGTCCTGCAGCTCATCTTGCTGCCGAGCTCCATTTCCGGCGAGGCAAGCACTATGCTATCATCCGTGAGAAACCTCGTCGCGAAGCCCCTGGAGCACTCCCTACGGACATATCAGCGTCAGGACCCCAAGAACCAGGACATCGAGCCGCTGCTGCGAGCGCTCAAGGACAGCCTGCCCCTCTCACGACGAACCGGCGGCGCAGACCACAACGAACTCGAATCGTGGACCAACGCCTCCAGCAACGGCCTCGCCGGCGCTTTGCGACACACCGTCCAGGGCCTCTTCCAATGGAGTTTTCACCAAGCCACCGGCAACAGCCTGCCCACGTCCTACACACACAGACAACTAATAGCAGCCGTAAAAATCATGGGAGCAAAGCGCGcgctccgcctcctcctcgacgaAGTGCGCACGCACTCCGAAGCCGGCACCGGCCCCCTGGTCTACGACGTCGTCGGCGCCATGATCTGCGCCCCCAACGTCACCAACGAACTCCCGCCAAACAGCCAGATGATGGACCCGGCCGGCAACCTCCCGCCTGCCATACAGCAGCCCCTCACCCTCCGCGAGGCTCTGCGCTTCGAAGCCGAAAGCTGTCGCAAGCTGCAAAAGACGGACCCCGTCCTGGCGGAGGTTGTCGTCCGTCTGCACCGCCGTGTGGAAGCGCACTTGGTCATGCCGCAGGCGCAGGGGATGCTCGAGGCACCGGGCATTCAGCTCGATCTTACGGCTGGGCCAGGCGGGCTCGGTGACGTTGGTgcgatggcggcggcggcgggagTGGGAGGCGACGGCATGGGGGTTGATGGTCTGGATATGGGTATGGGTGGTCCGGGGAGCGCTGGCGGCTTGGATACGACTAGTGATGGGGATTTGTTTGGCGGGCTGGATACTAGTGATATGGATATGTTTGCGTGGGGGGATAGTATGGATTTGAGTGGGAATTGA
- a CDS encoding ankyrin repeat protein (similar to Colletotrichum gloeosporioides Nara gc5 XP_007284883.1) yields the protein MAPIGIITIIVSAIRVGGPSWLKAIIGRARENLAVAEAELMSSTSKEVCELWNGQEIVRCMGSANIVELICLLPSDEARQGGQPKVRTCDLETATKDEFQYLQKIDSNGQFDDQEGANASFIPNNVDSASSIEKGRSTANYEASDIIIVKNMRPEAPNISLNCHGQTGRAELRAWAVFGTALQLGVIIFSGFVTYRLRWQKDGDEVKGYAFPCTLIGTIALVAGLLVCGHVVESSTDETRYRPGQGRKARIVWLQQKKVVGDQVFDSFAIFPKDERTIITTSSRAKGDTSPTTSPVDSNNPGHPASNGSLLEVLTQYTAANKLALKTIAGTVSGLCGFVAQFVGLRGMHYSASIAQLIAVLVMTGIRAVARRGLSKPPLSKRLTPGFELEWFAMTLGDLDDAPWLATSKSERDESNEKDEYKTWAIMPVDAQPYEKLEKSSADVNGIQNQAQQSLEIMRALSLLTERRGAAAAEAVSLARAIEITMDDLLPYERGKYAEEPLVWCLTIEYGRTIDQKVYFHLEQRNGKWKAFADEINAALSLWLYSIREAVENESNQVSTRRISPTISNTQDDMWLRSKTLPEACSLRLLGACSAALQRDLDWWMPLDSIRIVKVEQDDRGSLEVQHCRIIGHNYGRRDQHRRPCSMVKYLSQEMKRGTSDFLQWASCDSVETYLATESDKPLEAVLAQHLFSAFMCMVAKTMPNPLNGVVDLLPHGDLQNPCPSFTLRNSLLSRIAQEVSSTGLGSADEILLSVILPLSTEQKLPQVDDIICDLANKYCNSQDRLFYSDDGPQRRFLWVHKIGRTFPAESVTSYRATATMMDYLRTLNMLYELKSLDYGFFSHMKPELEDALRCTNRSILSELMSIYEFQGRGWHCAPVQEARCGLVERRDWEDATRFRLEYGLHLPKSLYFSNGTNGSDHLGWTLQHYAAAQGMGLDLKRSLTEGADVNAVDLAGWTPLHYASQCGLSSIVQLLIDFSANVDAEGRFGWKPIHFAAMSGDCDTIRLLLNAGAKLAACDFFQNTCLHLAAMYGRVDAAELLVSLGIQMDAYNTHSETPFHASARLGQIGVAKLLASKLKVDERRQGWPWKEQLYLAARYGHADVIKVIFECGDGKPSSSLHAYSIYVAAREGHYDVVELLIKTADNKVSADENFRTPLHGAAEGGQLDIIRFLVTNGANIEALDEGQTPFEAAVMGARRESRWRTASEGFLRKQVDAARLLAELGADTKGYVITDTSIQDRDGKDVLQECIKNLRQQEDTSPSDVGIV from the exons ATGGCTCCCATTGGAATTATAACTATCATTGTTAGTGCTATCAGGGTTGGGGGCCCGTCGTGGCTCAAGGCTATTATCGGGAGAGCAAGGGAGAACCTTGCCGTTGCTGAGGCAGAGCTGATGTCATCCACCTCGAAAGAAGTGTGTGAGCTCTGGAACGGTCAAGAGATAGTGAGATGTATGGGTTCAGCGAATATCGTGGAGCTCATTTGCTTATTGCCCTCTGACGAGGCTCGCCAAGGCGGCCAACCAAAGGTCAGGACATGCGATCTGGAAACAGCGACGAAGGACGAATTCCAATATCTGCAAAAAATCG ACTCAAACGGCCAATTTGACGACCAGGAAGGAGCCAATGCGAGTTTTATTCCCAACAACGTTGACTCTGCCTCCTCCATAGAAAAAGGGCGCTCAACAGCCAACTATGAAGCATcagacatcatcatcgttaAAAACATGCGGCCTGAAGCTCCCAACATCTCCCTCAATTGTCATGGTCAGACTGGGAGAGCAGAGCTGCGCGCTTGGGCAGTATTCGGAACGGCTCTGCAGCTCGGGGTCATAATATTCTCTGGGTTCGTCACTTATCGATTGCGATGGCAaaaggatggagatgaggtaAAAGGCTACGCATTTCCTTGCACTCTAATAGGAACAATCGCATTGGTGGCTGGTTTGCTTGTCTGTGGTCACGTCGTGGAGAGCAGCACAGACGAGACACGATACAGACCTGGCCAGGGCCGAAAGGCTCGCATCGTTTGGCTTCAGCAGAAAAAGGTTGTTGGAGACCAAGTCTTTGATTCGTTTGCGATATTTCCCAAGGATGAACGGACCATCATTACCACATCAAGTCGGGCCAAGGGAGACACCAgtccaacaacttcaccGGTCGACTCAAACAACCCCGGGCATCCGGCGAGTAATGGGTCACTCCTCGAGGTTCTCACACAATATACGGCTGCAAATAAATTGGCTTTGAAGACTATAGCAGGCACCGTTAGTGGTCTCTGTGGATTTGTCGCCCAGTTTGTTGGTCTACGGGGAATGCACTACTCAGCCTCGATTGCTCAACTGATTGCTGTTCTCGTCATGACTGGCATCAGGGCTGTCGCTCGTCGTGGGCTGTCCAAGCCTCCTCTCAGTAAGCGTCTCACACCAGGGTTCGAGCTCGAGTGGTTTGCAATGACGCTGGGAGACCTGGATGATGCCCCTTGGTTAGCCACGTCCAAGTCGGAAAGGGATGAATCGAACGAGAAGGACGAATACAAAACCTGGGCGATCATGCCCGTTGATGCTCAGCCTTATGAAAAACTGGAAAAATCAAGCGCCGATGTAAATGGTATCCAAAATCAGGCACAACAATCGTTGGAGATAATGAGAGCTCTTAGTCTACTCACAGAGAGGCGTGGAGCTGCCGCAGCGGAGGCTGTGAGTCTGGCGAGAGCGATTGAGATCACAATGGATGATTTACTTCCGTATGAGAGAGGTAAATACGCCGAGGAACCGTTGGTGTGGTGTCTCACTATCGAGTATGGCCGAACAATCGACCAGAAGGTCTATTTCCATTTGGAACAACGAAACGGGAAGTGGAAAGCTTTTGCGGATGAGATCAACGCTGCCTTGTCGCTGTGGCTGTATTCTATCCGTGAAGCAGTAGAGAATGAATCCAATCAAGTATCTACAAGACGCATATCGCCCACAATTTCTAACACCCAAGACGACATGTGGCTGCGATCTAAAACATTGCCCGAGGCCTGTAGTTTAAGGCTTCTTGGTGCTTGCAGCGCTGCCCTACAACGAGATCTCGACTGGTGGATGCCTCTTGACTCAATCCGGATTGTGAAAGTCGAGCAAGACGATCGTGGCTCGTTAGAAGTGCAACATTGCAGAATTATTGGCCACAATTACGGCCGGCGCGACCAACATCGAAGGCCGTGCTCCATGGTCAAATATCTGAGCCAAGAGATGAAAAGGGGAACCTCGGACTTTTTACAGTGGGCTTCATGCGATTCAGTAGAAACATACCTGGCTACAGAATCGGACAAGCCATTAGAAGCCGTGCTGGCCCAACACCTGTTCTCAGCATTCATGTGCATGGTGGCAAAGACAATGCCAAATCCCCTAAATGGCGTTGTTGACCTGCTACCTCATGGTGACCTCCAAAATCCCTGCCCGTCTTTCACCCTTCGAAATTCTCTTCTGTCCAGGATTGCCCAAGAGGTCAGCAGCACTGGGCTGGGGAGTGCGGACGAGATCCTCTTGAGCGTCATCCTACCATTGAGTACGGAACAAAAGCTTCCACAGGTTGATGATATTATTTGTGACCTTGCAAATAAATACTgcaacagccaagacagACTTTTTTACTCCGATGATGGTCCCCAAAGGCGGTTTCTATGGGTGCATAAGATAGGGCGAACGTTCCCGGCAGAGAGTGTAACCTCCTACAGAGCTACCGCAACTATGATGGACTATTTGCGGACATTGAACATGTTGTATGAGCTGAAATCGCTTGACTACGGGTTCTTTAGCCACATGAAACCTGAACTGGAAGATGCATTGCGATGTACCAACCGTAGCATCTTGTCCGAACTCATGAGCATCTATGAGTTTCAGGGGCGGGGCTGGCATTGTGCTCCTGTACAGGAAGCTCGATGCGGCTTGGTAGAACGGCGTGACTGGGAAGATGCTACCCGTTTCAGACTTGAATATGGTCTGCATCTTCCAAAGAGTCTCTACTTCAGTAATGGAACCAACGGGAGCGACCATCTCGGCTGGACCTTGCAGCATTACGCTGCAGCACAGGGAATGGGACTTGACCTTAAGCGGTCACTCACTGAGGGAGCCGACGTAAATGCCGTTGATCTTGCCGGATGGACGCCATTGCACTATGCTTCCCAATGCGGACTGAGTTCAATTGTGCAACTCCTGATAGACTTCTCCGCGAATGTGGATGCAGAGGGGAGATTCGGGTGGAAGCCAATACACTTCGCCGCCATGAGTGGCGATTGTGATACTATTCGACTACTTCTCAATGCAGGAGCAAAACTAGCTGCCTGTGACTTCTTTCAAAACACATGTCTGCATCTTGCTGCTATGTATGGACGAGTTGACGCTGCTGAGCTGCTTGTTAGTCTCGGTATACAGATGGATGCTTACAATACACATAGCGAGACACCGTTCCATGCATCGGCTCGACTGGGACAAATAGGTGTTGCCAAACTACTCGCATCCAAGCTAAAGGTCGATGAGCGACGCCAGGGATGGCCATGGAAAGAACAACTATACCTTGCCGCTCGGTATGGACATGCGGATGTCATCAAGGTGATTTTTGAATGTGGAGATGGCAAGCCATCAAGTTCTCTCCATGCATATTCAATTTACGTTGCAGCCCGTGAAGGTCATTATGATGTAGTCGAATTGCTAATCAAGACTGCTGACAATAAAGTGTCTGCTGATGAGAACTTCAGAACACCACTTCATGGTGCAGCTGAGGGTGGTCAACTCGACATTATTCGCTTCCTTGTTACAAATGGCGCAAATATTGAAGCACTAGACGAGGGACAAACGCCATTCGAGGCTGCAGTTATGGGCGCGAGGAGGGAAAGTAGATGGAGAACCGCAAGTGAAGGGTTCCTACGGAAACAAGTGGATGCAGCAAGATTGCTTGCCGAGCTTGGTGCTGACACCAAGGGATACGTTATTACCGATACCTCAATACAGGATCGggatggcaaggatgttCTTCAGGAATGTATTAAGAATCTACGCCAGCAGGAGGACACTTCTCCGTCTGATGTTGGAATTGTCTGA
- a CDS encoding beta-lactamase domain-containing protein (similar to Aspergillus niger CBS 513.88 XP_001401320.1), protein MESKTATQSVRDNNQRAREALPFSDQTDFQNATKGYIGKCKPNIINNAAGDVVWDNDAYNFLQLDDAPDTVNPSLWRQAKLCQLDGLFQVTDGIYQVRGLDLSNTTFIEGDEGLIIIDVLTCVETAAAALKLYREHRGKDRQIKAIIYTHCHADHFGGVKGFVTEEEVQQNDIKIMAPEGFLEHAIAENVFAGTAMSRRASYMYGAALPRGPKGQVSAGLGQSVPTGTVTLIAPNDDIKTTGEERVVDGVKMVFQMAPDTEAPAEMLIYFPQFKALCAAEDATHTFHNILTLRGAVVRDSHNWSKYITETIDLFGHKSDVVFASHHWPTWGTQNVVDFLSTQRDLYAYVHDQTLRFLNKGYTGPEIAEMITLPPALEEAWSARGYYGSLSHNVKAIYQRYMGWFDGNPAHLWEHPPVERAKRYVRLAGGADQVVFHAREAFEKGDFRWAAEILNHVVFADANNATAKALLADTYEQLGYGAENGTWRNFYISGAVELRSGKFGAPTTTASKDIAGQLTPEMLFDSLAIKIDGPKAWGEKLAIDVVLGDVDMRYRLWLSNGVLLYTTARQDGGADVTISGNKRQLCALAVLGLDPGALRRVGLEIDGDDAVLGRLGRLLDMGDANFNMVTP, encoded by the coding sequence atggAGTCCAAAACAGCAACCCAATCTGTCCGCGACAACAACCAACGAGCGCGCGAGGCACTCCCTTTCAGTGACCAGACTGATTTCCAGAACGCAACAAAGGGCTACATTGGCAAATGCAAGCCAAATATCATTAACAATGCCGCTGGTGACGTGGTCTGGGATAATGATGCCTACAACTTTCTCCAACTTGATGATGCCCCCGACACTGTGAATCCCAGTCTGTGGCGACAGGCAAAGCTCTGCCAACTGGACGGTCTATTCCAAGTCACAGACGGGATTTACCAAGTCCGCGGTCTGGACCTTTCCAACACGACATTTATCGAAGGCGACGAGggcctcatcatcattgacgTATTGACGTGTGTAGAGACGGCAGCTGCAGCGCTGAAATTGTACCGGGAGCATCGCGGCAAGGACAGACAAATCAAGGCAATCATTTATACGCACTGCCATGCAGATCACTTCGGCGGAGTAAAAGGCTTCGTCACAGAAGAGGAAGTGCAACAAAatgacatcaaaatcatGGCGCCAGAGGGATTCCTGGAGCACGCAATTGCAGAAAATGTGTTTGCGGGAACCGCCATGAGCCGCCGAGCATCGTACATGTACGGCGCGGCGCTACCTCGCGGTCCAAAGGGCCAGGTTAGCGCTGGTTTGGGTCAGAGTGTTCCAACTGGTACAGTGACGCTCATTGCGCCGAATGATGATATCAAGACCACCGGGGAGGAGAGGGTGGTTGACGGTGTGAAGATGGTCTTCCAAATGGCGCCTGATACCGAAGCACCCGCCGAGATGCTCATCTACTTTCCGCAGTTCAAGGCGCTTTGCGCGGCAGAAGACGCAACGCATACGTTTCACAATATTCTGACGCTACGAGGAGCCGTGGTCCGAGACTCGCATAACTGGAGCAAGTACATCACCGAGACGATTGACTTGTTCGGACACAAATCCGATGTGGTGTTTGCTTCCCACCACTGGCCAACCTGGGGGACGCAGAATGTTGTTGATTTCCTGAGCACTCAACGGGATTTATACGCCTACGTGCACGACCAGACCCTCCGGTTCCTGAACAAGGGCTACACAGGTCCTGAAATTGCGGAAATGATAACCCTCCCGCCTGCTCTTGAGGAGGCATGGAGTGCTCGCGGTTACTACGGCTCACTGAGCCATAATGTCAAGGCCATTTATCAGCGCTACATGGGCTGGTTCGACGGCAATCCCGCCCATCTATGGGAACACCCACCAGTTGAACGGGCAAAGCGCTATGTGAGACTCGCAGGCGGCGCAGACCAAGTCGTGTTCCACGCAAGAGAAGCCTTTGAGAAAGGTGATTTCCGCTGGGCAGCAGAGATATTGAACCACGTCGTGTTTGCGgacgccaacaacgccacGGCCAAAGCACTACTAGCAGATACGTACGAGCAACTGGGTTACGGGGCTGAGAATGGAACCTGGCGAAATTTCTACATTTCCGGTGCCGTGGAATTGCGCAGCGGCAAATTTGGCGCCCCGACGACAACGGCATCCAAGGACATCGCCGGTCAACTTACGCCAGAGATGTTGTTCGATTCCCTGGCCATTAAAATTGACGGTCCAAAGGCATGGGGGGAGAAACTGGCCATTGATGTTGTCTTGGGGGATGTTGACATGCGGTATAGGCTGTGGCTGTCGAATGGGGTGTTGCTTTATACGACGGCGAGGCAGGATGGCGGAGCGGATGTTACGATTTCGGGGAACAAGAGGCAGCTTTGTGCGTTGGCGGTTCTTGGACTTGATCCTGGAGCTCTGAGGAGGGTTGGCTTGGAGATTGACGGGGATGATGCTGTGCTGGGGAGGTTGGGGAGGTTGCTCGATATGGGGGATGCTAATTTTAACATGGTTACGCCGTAG
- a CDS encoding zinc-binding domain-containing protein, translating into MAPPPRWSMFPDHHSEVADLLEEDNLYFTFHHGDKETGHIKGYDTNVMGRFQCPNPNYNEQGWSSKKIAVWIRLYSGKRYNARVFHQRCKSCNWVSRPTLDDSYAERVAYRLKKWSNVEVERPFYGGKKGKPHKSELCEGCKNGHCAEGDLEELMGSLSLF; encoded by the coding sequence ATGGCACCACCCCCAAGATGGTCAATGTTTCCAGATCATCATTCTGAAGTAGCAGACCTGCTAGAAGAAGACAACCTCTACTTCACCTTCCACCACGGCGACAAAGAAACGGGCCACATCAAAGGCTACGACACCAATGTCATGGGTCGCTTTCAGTGCCCTAATCCAAACTACAATGAACAAGGGTggagcagcaagaagattgcgGTTTGGATTCGTCTTTACTCTGGCAAGAGGTACAACGCCAGGGTCTTTCATCAGCGATGCAAGTCTTGCAACTGGGTTAGCCGTCCAACTCTCGATGATTCTTATGCAGAACGAGTTGCATACCGTCTAAAGAAGTGGTCGaatgttgaggttgagcgGCCGTTTTACGGtggaaagaagggaaagCCTCACAAGAGCGAGTTGTGCGAGGGATGTAAGAATGGCCATTGCGCGGAAGGAGATTTAGAAGAGTTGATGGGGTCATTGTCGTTGTTTTGA